One stretch of Candidatus Hydrothermales bacterium DNA includes these proteins:
- a CDS encoding MarR family transcriptional regulator — MEEKILNLLKKEGKPLKTSEIAEKLCVDSKEVSKALRKLKKEEKVESPKRG; from the coding sequence ATGGAGGAAAAAATTTTAAATTTGCTAAAAAAAGAGGGAAAACCACTAAAAACATCTGAGATCGCTGAAAAATTATGCGTTGACTCAAAGGAAGTTTCAAAAGCACTAAGAAAACTAAAAAAAGAAGAAAAAGTTGAATCACCAAAAAGAGGC
- a CDS encoding winged helix-turn-helix domain-containing protein has product MEEKILDLLKKEGKPLRPSEIAEKIGADSKEVSKILQKLKKDGKVESPKRCYYSIKEV; this is encoded by the coding sequence ATGGAGGAAAAAATTTTAGATTTGTTAAAAAAAGAGGGAAAACCACTTAGACCCTCTGAAATTGCTGAGAAAATAGGAGCTGACTCAAAAGAAGTTTCAAAAATATTGCAGAAGCTTAAGAAAGATGGTAAAGTCGAATCACCAAAAAGGTGCTATTATTCTATAAAGGAGGTTTAA
- a CDS encoding HTH domain-containing protein has product MEEKILDLLKKEGKPLKTSEIAEKLCVDSKEVSKALRKLKKEEKVESPKRGYYTVKE; this is encoded by the coding sequence ATGGAGGAAAAAATTTTAGATTTGTTAAAAAAAGAGGGAAAACCACTAAAAACATCTGAGATCGCTGAAAAATTATGCGTTGACTCAAAGGAAGTTTCAAAAGCACTAAGAAAACTAAAAAAAGAAGAAAAAGTTGAATCACCAAAAAGAGGCTATTACACTGTAAAGGAATAA